In Fusarium oxysporum f. sp. lycopersici 4287 chromosome 2, whole genome shotgun sequence, a genomic segment contains:
- a CDS encoding hypothetical protein (At least one base has a quality score < 10), which yields MSTLSEPRRPRLLPQNRKLRHLRGIWLRNLSFAPTSLRTADDADLAMSKLQVVKESSQLHPSRSSESLRKDSVRPDALRPVQKRRTSLSLAHVNLVARQKNLETLYEEAVGDVFYSLHVDGDAEPVYISEVRERATSFNFKFFSLENCASAISRCHSMILRIWARRPKADSWIFLLEETIDLRRLNFIGTLMDRNFPPNALIFHLEDGVYSFDFPNKISEPKQAPQVATSSYNALMKLANLESSIEDAIETQQRLMEEINRILDESPPDNSQMAREAVAMADKYVTAQKRANKQAQNKRDDLQESIRSRHEAIVKGRELQNEAEKDMASSREKLTASEELLEQTQQQIRGQRRRICADLSDIFPITPIPNAPPLSFQICNIPLPNSIYDAATARSISEDLLSAGLGIVALLTKHLQFYLAHPLPYPLDWFGSRSYARDDISQLSDRTVSRREFPLYLPRGGSTAGQWRFEYAWFLLNKDIEALCSSQGLRVVDIRHTLPNLKYLLYVCSAGSDQVPERKKGGVRGLWAGRMKGRMSTMSAQFDGDSSSVTESRRGSADSEANQNGDVLRDAIIKSNGHNKDEGLDSLDDGVALPFGEGDAKFTLRTKGLRERR from the exons ATGTCGACCCTCTCGGAACCCCGTCGTCCCCGCCTTCTCCCGCAGAACCGCAAGCTTCGTCACCTTCGCGGCATCTGGCTTCGCAATTTATCCTTCGCGCCAACGAGTCTTAGAACAGCAGACGACGCCGATCTAGCTATGAGCAAGTTACAAGTGGTCAAAGAATCGAGTCAATTGCACCCCTCGCGGTCGTCGGAGAGCTTGAGGAAGGATAGTGTTAGGCCTGATGCGCTCCGGCCGGTGCAGAAGCGTAGGACGAGTTTGAGCTTGGCGCATGTCAATCTTGTGGCGCGGCAGAAGAACTTAGAGACGCTATATGAGGAGGCTGTGGGGGACGTGTTTTACTCGCTGCATGTGGATGGGGATGCTGAGCCTGTCTACATCAGCGAGGTGCGCGAGCGAGCTACG agcttcaacttcaaatTCTTTAGCCTCGAAAATTGCGCATCGGCTATTTCAAGATGTCACTCCATGATACTACGAATCTGGGCGCGACGACCAAAAGCCGACTCATGGatctttcttcttgaagaaaCAATCGACCTGCGCCGCCTGAACTTCATAGGCACTCTCATGGACCGAAACTTCCCACCCAACGCATTAATATTCCACCTCGAAGACGGCGTATACTCGTTCGACTTCCCCAACAAGATATCCGAACCGAAGCAAGCGCCGCAAGTAGCCACATCGTCATACAATGCGCTCATGAAGCTAGCCAACCTCGAAAGTTCAATCGAAGACGCGATAGAGACGCAGCAGAGATTAATGGAAGAGATAAATCGTATATTAGACGAAAGCCCGCCTGATAATTCGCAAATGGCGCGGGAGGCTGTCGCAATGGCGGATAAGTATGTTACAGCGCAAAAACGGGCGAATAAACAAGCGCAAAACAAGCGCGATGATTTGCAGGAGTCTATACGGAGTCGGCACGAAGCTATCGTTAAGGGGAGAGAGCTTCAGAATGAAGCGGAGAAGGACATGGCGAGTAGTAGAGAGAAGCTGACTGCTTCggaggagcttcttgagcagaCACAACAGCAGATTCGGGGGCAGCGACGACGTATTTGCGCCGACCTTTCGGACATATTCCCGATTACGCCGATTCCTAATGCGCCGCCGCTTTCGTTCCAGATATGCAACATACCATTACCGAACTCGATATACGATGCGGCTACTGCGAGAAGTATCTCTGAGGACCTCTTATCTGCAGGTCTGGGAATTGTCGCCCTGCTCACGAAACATCTACAGTTCTATCTAGCGCATCCATTGCCATATCCCCTCGACTGGTTCGGCTCGAGGTCATATGCGCGCGACGATATCTCCCAATTATCAGACCGAACAGTCTCCCGTCGAGAATTCCCACTATATCTTCCCAGAGGAGGCTCAACAGCTGGTCAATGGCGCTTCGAATACGCATGGTTTCTCCTCAACAAAGACATCGAAGCACTCTGCTCATCCCAAGGTCTCCGCGTCGTCGACATCCGCCATACGCTTCCCAACCTCAAATATCTCCTCTACGTCTGCAGCGCCGGCAGCGACCAAGTACCAGAGCGCAAAAAGGGCGGTGTTCGCGGATTGTGGGCTGGAAGGATGAAAGGACGCATGTCTACCATGTCGGCGCAGTTCGATGGCGATTCAAGTAGTGTTACGGAGAGCCGGAGGGGAAGCGCGGATAGTGAGGCTAATCAGAACGGTGATGTATTACGGGATGCGATTATTAAGAGTAATGGACATAATAAAGATGAGGGGCTGGATAGTTTGGATGATGGGGTTGCGTTGCCTTTTGGAGAGGGGGATGCGAAATTTACGTTGAGGACGAAGGGTTTGAGGGAGAGGAGATGA